The following proteins come from a genomic window of Cervus canadensis isolate Bull #8, Minnesota chromosome 3, ASM1932006v1, whole genome shotgun sequence:
- the LOC122437796 gene encoding translation initiation factor IF-2-like, with amino-acid sequence MPAIGWAPGKGRQCSRGTREHRIPQAPGQLRRSSPVSARRPRPSRAAIGSSWGGIGSIGAARAGLRARGPWLPVASAAGCEWLLSAGGWACGASRHARARRRDPWGSRGAADAEPHAQAGGAREGGGGAFVCARECVYVCRALVRCASRQCPGASPPFVFHTLPPSPFLPCHPPAPPRPQAEQKPREAGVGGRAGSHETKGPRGQPAMAARSLGGLGGSRGGGGGGKKSLSARSAAVERRNLITVCRFSVKTLID; translated from the exons ATGCCAGCCATTGGCTGGGCCCCGGGAAAGGGTCGACAATGTTCCCGGGGCACACGTGAGCACCGCATCCCACAAGCCCCAGGCCAGCTGCGGCGCAGCTCCCCAGT GTCCGCGCGGCGGCCCCGCCCCTCGCGTGCCGCGATTGGCTCCAGCTGGGGCGGCATTGGCTCGATAGGTGCAGCGAGGGCGGGGCTGCGCGCGCGAGGCCCGTGGCTCCCCGTGGCGTCCGCCGCTGGGTGCGAGTGGCTGCTGAGTGCGGGTGGTTGGGCGTGCGGGGCCAGCAGGCACGCGCGTGCGCGGCGCCGAGATCCCTGGGGAAGTAGGGGAGCGGCCGACGCCGAACCGCACGCACAGGCCGGCGGCGCGCGCGAGGGCGGGGGTGGTGCGTTCGTGTGTGCgcgtgagtgtgtgtatgtgtgtagagcTCTGGTGCGGTGCGCCAGCCGCCAGTGCCCGGGTGCGAGTCCCCCCTTCGTCTTCCACACCCTCCCTCCGTCCCCGTTCCTTCCCTGCCACCCTCCCGCGCCCCCACGGCCGCAAGCCGAGCAGAAGCCCAGGGAAGCAGGTGTGGGGGGGCGGGCGGGGTCGCACGAGACAAAGGGGCCCCGGGGTCAGCCCGCCATGGCCGCCCGGAGCCtggggggcctgggagggagccgcggcgggggcggcggcggcaaGAAGAGCCTGAGCGCCCGCAGCGCCGCCGTGGAGAGGAGGAACCTGATCACGGTGTGCAG